From one Humulus lupulus chromosome 8, drHumLupu1.1, whole genome shotgun sequence genomic stretch:
- the LOC133798158 gene encoding uncharacterized protein LOC133798158: MKNEDIVQLFQNLSKELDQKLEQRATLQMEELHAILDERLSHVSPPLSLGHGGENSTTPLPTRSVGRRSDAETDCREVNSILKSLRVKVPRFDGSEVDDWIYKINNFFDLHRVDTTLRLSVVAFHLDGTPSTWFQWMEKGGGFADWDSFIQALRMRFGVLVYDDPLGRIAKLTQTGRVSQFRAEFEALMTKITGVSEQMYLNFFVWGLKLEIRRELLISRPCDLADAMAKAQLFEDRNDDMVNRSRTSNTPSGWLPKQGQNLGSPSSGPGFTVPTGTHSNTQSLSGAKQAAVPLPIKRLTPSEMRDKRERGLCFTCDEKYSFGHKCKNRVLVLCGTDEDNDTLLSPEEEETTDGDDNNVDEVSLNALSNSANPRIFRIQAKQGEEKLEVLIDIGSNNNFIQESLATQLRFPWEETKWFKVYMGNGNFLICSKLCWGVELVLQGHLFVVDLYILPIYGLDVVLGMQWLQTLGLCIHDHKALTMEFSWQGSVVKLAGSQDVSPHQLSYSQFTTLLRDGEVRGLYTLMTVMEDTNPRAPELTDCNGGHKPEGT, encoded by the coding sequence ATGAAGAACGAAGACATTGTGCAACTGTTCCAAAATCTGAGCAAAGAATTGGACCAGAAGCTGGAGCAACGAGCCACACTGCAGATGGAGGAACTCCACGCGATACTCGACGAGCGCCTGTCGCACGTTTCGCCTCCATTGTCGCTAGGCCACGGCGGTGAGAACAGCACAACTCCATTGCCGACTCGATCAGTGGGTAGACGTTCAGATGCCGAAACCGATTGCCGTGAGGTGAATTCAATCCTCAAGTCGTTAAGGGTTAAGGTACCGAGATTCGATGGCAGTGAGGTGGATGACTGGATTTATAAGATCAATAATTTTTTTGATCTTCATAGGGTCGATACTACATTGAGGCTCTCGGTGGTAGCTTTTCATTTAGATGGAACACCATCAACTTGGTTCCAGTGGATGGAGAAGGGAGGCGGTTTTGCAGATTGGGATTCATTCATTCAAGCTTTACGGATGCGATTTGGAGTTTTAGTTTATGATGATCCATTGGGGCGTATAGCTAAGCTCACACAGACAGGGCGGGTATCTCAATTCAGAGCTGAATTTGAGGCGCTTATGACGAAGATTACTGGGGTTTCGGAGCAGATGTATTTGAACTTCTTTGTGTGGGGTTTGAAGCTTGAGATTCGCCGTGAATTACTAATCTCTCGGCCTTGTGATTTAGCGGATGCCATGGCCAAAGCGCAACTATTTGAAGATCGGAATGATGATATGGTGAATCGTTCACGGACGAGCAATACTCCTTCGGGGTGGCTGCCTAAACAGGGGCAGAATTTGGGGTCACCGAGCAGTGGACCAGGTTTCACCGTTCCTACTGGAACCCACTCCAATACCCAATCATTGTCGGGAGCTAAGCAAGCCGCAGTGCCTCTGCCCATTAAACGATTGACTCCGTCTGAGATGCGGGATAAACGAGAGCGTGGCCTCTGTTTCACTTGCGATGAGAAATACAGTTTCGGTCACAAATGTAAGAATCGGGTTTTGGTTTTATGTGGTACGGATGAAGATAACGATACACTACTCTCACCGGAGGAGGAAGAGACGACTGATGGGGACGACAATAACGTCGATGAGGTTAGCTTGAATGCCTTATCAAACTCAGCTAATCCTCGGATTTTTCGGATACAGGCCAAACAGGGGGAAGAAAAGCTTGAAGTGCTGATTGATATCGGCAGCAATAACAATTTCATTCAGGAATCATTGGCTACTCAGTTGCGTTTTCCATGGGAGGAAACGAAATGGTTTAAAGTATATATGGGTAACGGAAATTTTCTGATATGTTCGAAGCTGTGTTGGGGTGTTGAGCTGGTTTTGCAGGGGCATCTGTTTGTTGTTGATTTATACATCCTGCCGATCTACGGTCTCGATGTTGTACTGGGTATGCAATGGTTACAGACTCTGGGCCTTTGTATACATGACCATAAAGCCTTAACGATGGAGTTTTCTTGGCAAGGTAGTGTAGTGAAGCTGGCCGGATCACAGGACGTGTCTCCGCACCAATTATCCTATTCTCAGTTCACCACCCTCTTGCGTGATGGAGAGGTCCGGGGGCTGTATACACTGATGACTGTAATGGAGGACACAAACCCGAGGGCACCTGagttgactgactgtaatggagGACACAAACCCGAGGGCACCTGA
- the LOC133795826 gene encoding uncharacterized protein LOC133795826 produces MSTGKVPLRVHDVIIKGNSKTKDYLIEAEVENIKNAATMQELLEAAGIANAKLQALEIFDSVRVTLDSDRLELPGTANVVVEVVETKNPLYGECGAYTKPAGFDLRYALPFRFYNFALNLRISGGVIFPQGSGFLDKLSSLPLRFFLGGDFSPVCTVAGPTTVWGFKTSGIGPTEPRRQNGDKLDGESSDSFQRDVGGDLAVTAFADLSFDLPRRWLREHGMHGHIFAVLGTWRN; encoded by the exons ATGTCCACTGGAAAGGTTCCGCTGAGGGTTCATGATGTTATCATCAAAGGTAATTCGAAGACTAAGGACTATTTGATCGAGGCTGAAGTGGAAAATATCAAGAACGCCGCCACTATGCAAGAGCTGCTCGAGGCTGCTGGAATTGCCAATGCTAAGCTTCAAGCGCTTGAGATCTTTGACTCGGTTCGGGTCACGCTCGATTCCGATCGGCTTGAATTGCCTGGGACCGCTAATGTGGTCGTTGAGGTCGTCGAGACCAAGAACCCTCTCTACGGCGAATGCGGTGCCTACACTAAACCTGCG GGATTTGATCTTCGTTATGCTTTGCCTTTTAGATTCTATAACTTTGCACTTAATTTGAGAATCTCTGGCGGTGTTATTTTCCCACAGGGGAGTGGATTCTTGGACAAGCTCTCATCCCTTCCTTTAAGGTTCTTTTTGGGTGGTGATTTCTCTCCAGTTTGCACTGTGGCAGGGCCAACAACAGTGTGGGGATTTAAGACAAGTGGAATAGGGCCTACAGAGCCAAGAAGGCAAAATGGTGATAAACTTGATGGAGAGAGTTCCGATTCTTTCCAAAGAGATGTTGGCGGAGACCTTGCTGTTACTGCATTTGCAGATCTATCCTTTGATCTTCCTCGGCGCTGGTTAAGAGAACATGGAATGCATGGACATATTTTTGCAGTTCTGGGAACCTGGCGAAATTGA